A stretch of Eubalaena glacialis isolate mEubGla1 chromosome 10, mEubGla1.1.hap2.+ XY, whole genome shotgun sequence DNA encodes these proteins:
- the LRRN4CL gene encoding LRRN4 C-terminal-like protein, translated as MPGSPCLLWLLAVTFSLVPRAQPLAGDSEEEEQDETPLPAVPCDYDRCRHLQVPCQELQRAGPTTCLCPGLSSAAQPPDPPRLGEVRMEAEAGRAVVHWCAPFSPVHQYWLLLWEGAGAPQKGPPLNSTVRRAELKGLKPGGAYVVCVVAANAAGESSVPAAEGLDGVGGPAFGPCGRLTVLPRPRTLLHGAVGVGSALALLSCSALVWHFCLRERWGCPRRGRPSGAGL; from the coding sequence ATGCCGGGCTCTCCCTGCCTTCTGTGGCTCCTGGCTGTCACCTTCTCCTTGGTTCCCAGAGCGCAGCCCTTGGCGGGAGACTCGGAAGAAGAGGAGCAAGATGAGACACCTTTGCCGGCTGTCCCCTGCGACTACGACCGCTGCCGCCACCTGCAGGTGCCCTGCCAGGAGCTGCAGAGGGCCGGCCCGACGACGTGCCTGTGCCCCGGCCTCTCCAGCGCCGCGCAGCCGCCCGACCCGCCACGCCTGGGGGAAGTGCGCATGGAGGCAGAGGCGGGCCGCGCCGTGGTGCACTGGTGCGCCCCCTTCTCCCCGGTCCACCAGTACTGGCTGCTGCTTTGGGAAGGCGCCGGGGCTCCGCAGAAGGGGCCCCCCCTCAACTCGACGGTCCGCCGAGCGGAGCTGAAGGGCCTGAAGCCCGGGGGCGCATACGTCGTCTGTGTGGTGGCCGCCAACGCGGCCGGGGAGAGCAGCGTGCCCGCCGCCGAGGGCCTCGACGGCGTGGGCGGCCCCGCCTTCGGGCCCTGCGGCCGGCTGACCGTGCTGCCGAGGCCGCGCACGCTGCTGCACGGGGCCGTGGGCGTGGGCTCGGCGCTGGCCCTGCTCAGCTGCTCCGCCCTGGTCTGGCACTTCTGCCTGCGCGAGCGCTGGGGCTGCCCCCGCCGAGGCCGCCCGAGCGGCGCGGGACTCTGA
- the BSCL2 gene encoding seipin isoform X1: MSKEMADRREEGAAGEKEACRDQIKESDKDEEPPAASSHGQGWRPGGRAPRNSRPEPGARPPALPIMVNDPPVPALLWAQEMGHVLAGRARKLLLQFGVLFCTILLLLWVSVFLYGSFYYSYMPTVSHLSPVHFYYRTDCDSSASLLCSFPVANVSLAKGGRDRVLMYGQPYRVTLELELPESPVNQDLGMFLVTISCYTRGGRIISTSSRSVMLHYRSNLLQMLDTLVFSSLLLFGFAEQKQVLEVELYPEYRENSYVPTTGAIIEIHSKRIQLYGAYLRIHAHFTGLRYLLYNFPMTCAFVGVASNFTFLSVIVLFSYMQWVWRGIWPRHRLSLQVNIRNRDSSRKEVQRRISAHQPGTGPQGQEESTQLSPITEDSESHADPSEPEGQLSEEEKPDPQPLSGEEELEPEASDGSGSWEDAALLTEANLPVSAPALAPETLGSSEPSAGTVRQRPICSSS, translated from the exons AAAAAGAGGCATGCAGAGATCAGATCAAAGAATCGGACAAAGACGAG GAACCACCAGCTGCTTCATCCCATGGCCAGGGGTGGCGTCCAGGTGGCAGAGCACCTAGGAACTCAAGGCCTGAACCCGGGGCCAGACCCCCTGCACTCCCCATCATGGTCAATGACCCACCAGTACCTGCCTTACTGTGGGCCCAGGAGATGGGCCACGTCCTGGCAGGCCGTGCCCGCAAGCTGCTACTGCAGTTTGGGGTGCTCTTCTGTACCAtcctcctcctgctctgggtGTCTGTCTTCCTCTATGGCTCCTTCTACTATTCCTACATGCCGACAGTCAGCCACCTCAGCCCCGTGCATTTCTACTACAG GACCGACTGCGATTCCTCCGCCTCCTTACTCTGCTCCTTCCCTGTTGCCAATGTCTCACTGGCTAAGGGTGGACGTGATCGG GTGCTGATGTATGGACAGCCGTACCGCGTTACCTTAGAGCTTGAGCTGCCAGAGTCTCCTGTGAATCAAGATTTGGGCATGTTCTTGGTCACCATTTCATGCTACACCAGAGGCGGCCGAATCATCTCCACCTCTTCACGCTCC GTGATGCTGCATTACCGCTCAAACCTACTCCAGATGCTTGACACACTGGTCTTCTCTAGCCTCCTGCTGTTTGGCTTTGCAGAGCAGAAGCAGGTCCTGGAGGTGGAGCTGTACCCAGAATACAGGGAGAACTCG TATGTGCCGACCACCGGAGCCATTATCGAGATCCACAGCAAGCGCATCCAGCTGTACGGAGCCTACCTCCGCATCCACGCCCACTTCACTGGGCTCAG GTACCTGCTGTACAACTTCCCGATGACCTGCGCCTTCGTTGGTGTCGCCAGCAACTTCACCTTCCTCAGCGTCATCGTGCTCTTCAGCTACATGCAGTGGGTGTGGCGGGGCATCTGGCCCCGACACCGCCTCTCTCTGCAG GTAAACATCCGAAACAGAGACAGTTCCCGCAAGGAAGTCCAGCGGAGGATCTCTGCCCATCAGCCAG GCACGGGGCCCCAAGGCCAGGAGGAGTCCACTCAGCTGTCACCCATTACAGAGGATAGTGAGAGCCATGCAGATCCCTCGGAGCCAG AAGGCCAGCTGTCTGAGGAGGAGAAACCAGATCCACAGCCCCTGAGTGGCGAAGAGGAGCTAGAGCCCGAGGCCAGTGACG GTTCAGGCTCCTGGGAAGATGCAGCTCTCCTGACGGAGGCCAACCTGCCTGTTTCTGCCCCTGCCCTTGCCCCGGAGACCCTGGGCAGCTCTGAACCCTCGGCAGGCACTGTCCGACAGCGCCCCATTTGCTCTAGTTCCTGA
- the BSCL2 gene encoding seipin isoform X2, whose protein sequence is MVNDPPVPALLWAQEMGHVLAGRARKLLLQFGVLFCTILLLLWVSVFLYGSFYYSYMPTVSHLSPVHFYYRTDCDSSASLLCSFPVANVSLAKGGRDRVLMYGQPYRVTLELELPESPVNQDLGMFLVTISCYTRGGRIISTSSRSVMLHYRSNLLQMLDTLVFSSLLLFGFAEQKQVLEVELYPEYRENSYVPTTGAIIEIHSKRIQLYGAYLRIHAHFTGLRYLLYNFPMTCAFVGVASNFTFLSVIVLFSYMQWVWRGIWPRHRLSLQVNIRNRDSSRKEVQRRISAHQPGTGPQGQEESTQLSPITEDSESHADPSEPEGQLSEEEKPDPQPLSGEEELEPEASDGSGSWEDAALLTEANLPVSAPALAPETLGSSEPSAGTVRQRPICSSS, encoded by the exons ATGGTCAATGACCCACCAGTACCTGCCTTACTGTGGGCCCAGGAGATGGGCCACGTCCTGGCAGGCCGTGCCCGCAAGCTGCTACTGCAGTTTGGGGTGCTCTTCTGTACCAtcctcctcctgctctgggtGTCTGTCTTCCTCTATGGCTCCTTCTACTATTCCTACATGCCGACAGTCAGCCACCTCAGCCCCGTGCATTTCTACTACAG GACCGACTGCGATTCCTCCGCCTCCTTACTCTGCTCCTTCCCTGTTGCCAATGTCTCACTGGCTAAGGGTGGACGTGATCGG GTGCTGATGTATGGACAGCCGTACCGCGTTACCTTAGAGCTTGAGCTGCCAGAGTCTCCTGTGAATCAAGATTTGGGCATGTTCTTGGTCACCATTTCATGCTACACCAGAGGCGGCCGAATCATCTCCACCTCTTCACGCTCC GTGATGCTGCATTACCGCTCAAACCTACTCCAGATGCTTGACACACTGGTCTTCTCTAGCCTCCTGCTGTTTGGCTTTGCAGAGCAGAAGCAGGTCCTGGAGGTGGAGCTGTACCCAGAATACAGGGAGAACTCG TATGTGCCGACCACCGGAGCCATTATCGAGATCCACAGCAAGCGCATCCAGCTGTACGGAGCCTACCTCCGCATCCACGCCCACTTCACTGGGCTCAG GTACCTGCTGTACAACTTCCCGATGACCTGCGCCTTCGTTGGTGTCGCCAGCAACTTCACCTTCCTCAGCGTCATCGTGCTCTTCAGCTACATGCAGTGGGTGTGGCGGGGCATCTGGCCCCGACACCGCCTCTCTCTGCAG GTAAACATCCGAAACAGAGACAGTTCCCGCAAGGAAGTCCAGCGGAGGATCTCTGCCCATCAGCCAG GCACGGGGCCCCAAGGCCAGGAGGAGTCCACTCAGCTGTCACCCATTACAGAGGATAGTGAGAGCCATGCAGATCCCTCGGAGCCAG AAGGCCAGCTGTCTGAGGAGGAGAAACCAGATCCACAGCCCCTGAGTGGCGAAGAGGAGCTAGAGCCCGAGGCCAGTGACG GTTCAGGCTCCTGGGAAGATGCAGCTCTCCTGACGGAGGCCAACCTGCCTGTTTCTGCCCCTGCCCTTGCCCCGGAGACCCTGGGCAGCTCTGAACCCTCGGCAGGCACTGTCCGACAGCGCCCCATTTGCTCTAGTTCCTGA